In Balaenoptera acutorostrata chromosome 12, mBalAcu1.1, whole genome shotgun sequence, a single window of DNA contains:
- the OXER1 gene encoding LOW QUALITY PROTEIN: oxoeicosanoid receptor 1 (The sequence of the model RefSeq protein was modified relative to this genomic sequence to represent the inferred CDS: inserted 2 bases in 2 codons) has protein sequence MAFHNLSSPSPLPSLSASSLPPFLPPSPSSSSPSAFTTALGSPGEASAPGHLASSXVVSALLAPVLSVEFVLGLVGNSLVFFICCFHARPWTSNTVFLVSLVVADFLLIISQPLCVDCYFLHEPWRFGATACKVSPFVIATSRSASMVSLAXLKVVRPHHVLSRASVWAAAQAAGGLGGGILLLDGHLLPTTNSSHSCLCYQLGTSPSASLRRHQALFVLESFLPPVLILFAIVKVMLTIRRRGLDAGPRRAVCMLAAVVAIYAVCFLPSIIFGKASIVAFRLHACRTLDICSQLFHGSLAFTYLNSALDPRLNPNFLCQGRALLGLTQGWQASASDESTYQPSAWRRVPSGKVAAAGKL, from the exons ATGGCATTTCATAACCTgagctctccctctccccttccttctctctctgcctcctcactccctcccttcctccctccctctccctcctcctcctctccctctgccttcaccACTGCCTTGGGGTCACCTGGAGAGGCCTCGGCTCCCGGCCACCTGGCCTCCT CCGTGGTGTCTGCCCTCCTGGCACCAGTCCTGAGCGTGGAATTTGTCCTGGGCCTGGTGGGGAACAGCCTGGTcttcttcatctgctgcttcCACGCGCGGCCCTGGACGTCCAACACTGTGTTCCTGGTCAGCCTGGTGGTGGCCGACTTTCTCCTGATCATCAGCCAGCCTCTTTGTGTGGACTGCTACTTCCTCCACGAGCCCTGGCGCTTCGGGGCCACTGCCTGCAAAGTCAGCCCCTTCGTGATCGCCACCAGCCGCTCAGCCAGCATGGTCTCCCTCG GCCTGAAGGTGGTGCGGCCTCACCACGTGCTGAGCAGGGCCTCCGTGTGGGCAGCCGCCCAGGCGGCCGGGGGACTCGGGGGGGGCATCCTGCTCCTCGACGGGCACCTGCTCCCGACCACCAATTCCAGCCACTCCTGCCTCTGTTACCAGCTGGGCACGAGCCCCTCGGCCTCGCTCCGCCGGCACCAGGCCCTGTTCGTGTTGGAATCCTTCCTGCCGCCGGTGCTCATCCTCTTTGCCATCGTGAAGGTCATGCTCACCATCCGCCGCCGAGGCCTGGAC GCGGGCCCGCGGAGGGCCGTGTGCATGCTGGCCGCGGTCGTGGCCATCTACGCGGTCTGCTTCTTGCCCAGTATCATCTTCGGCAAAGCTTCCATCGTGGCCTTCCGCCTGCATGCCTGCCGCACCCTGGACATCTGCTCGCAGCTCTTCCATGGCTCCCTGGCCTTCACCTACCTCAACAGTGCCCTGGACCCCAGGCTCAACCCCAACTTCCTCTGCCAGGGCCGGGCCCTGCTGGGCCTCACCCAGGGCTGGCAGGCCTCCGCCAGCGACGAGAGCACCTACCAGCCCTCTGCCTGGCGCCGGGTGCCCTCTGGGAAGGTGGCAGCCGCAGGGAAGCTGTAG
- the LOC103009254 gene encoding hepatic leukemia factor-like produces MEKMSRPLPLNPTFILPPYGVLRSLLENPLKLPLHHKDAFSKDKDKEKKLDDESKSPAVPQSAFLGPTLWDKTLPYDGDTLQVEYMDLEEFLLENGIPPRPSQHDHSPHPPGPQRASSAAPSVMDLSSRTSAPIHSGIPSPNCVQSPIRPDQLLPANRNTSSPIDPDTIQVLVGYEPDPADLALSSIPGQEMFDPRKRKFSEEELKPQPVIKKARKVFIPDDLKSTGQKSTWQI; encoded by the coding sequence ATGGAGAAAATGTCCCGACCCCTCCCACTGAATCCCACCTTTATCCTGCCTCCCTACGGCGTGCTCAGGTCCTTGCTGGAGAACCCGCTGAAGCTCCCCCTTCATCACAAAGACGCATTTAGTAAAgataaagacaaggaaaagaagctGGATGATGAGAGTAAGAGCCCGGCGGTCCCCCAGTCAGCATTCTTGGGACCCACCTTATGGGACAAAACCCTTCCCTATGATGGAGATACTTTACAGGTGGAATACATGGACCTGGAGGAGTTTTTGTTGGAAAATGGCATTCCCCCCAGGCCGTCTCAGCATGACCACAGCCCTCACCCTCCCGGGCCGCAGCGGGCTTCCTCAGCTGCCCCCTCCGTCATGGATCTCAGCAGTCGGACCTCTGCACCCATTCACTCTGGCATCCCATCCCCAAACTGCGTGCAGAGCCCCATCAGACCAGACCAGCTGTTGCCAGCCAACCGCAATACTTCGAGCCCCATTGACCCTGACACCATCCAGGTCCTGGTGGGCTATGAGCCAGACCCGGCCGACCTTGCCCTCTCCAGCATCCCCGGGCAGGAAATGTTTGACCCTCGCAAACGCAAGTTCTCTGAGGAAGAACTGAAGCCACAGCCCGTGATTAAGAAAGCTCGCAAAGTCTTCATCCCAGATGATCTGAAGAGCACTGGACAAAAAAGTACCTGGCAGATTTAA